The following proteins are encoded in a genomic region of Pangasianodon hypophthalmus isolate fPanHyp1 chromosome 26, fPanHyp1.pri, whole genome shotgun sequence:
- the LOC113537424 gene encoding adhesion G protein-coupled receptor E3-like: MVVEPNSSFNKILQLQTCNASMDIDLIGLSKNNKGSAAVAFMSFTDMADILKPSFFNTAANTWKTLVSIVVLATLPKTTNKHLTTPVNVTFTHTDELDPEAKLSCVYWKESEWVEDGCAVTQTNSTHTVCSCDHLSVFALIMEIVPCKTLFGATVSLHCNRVLNMSIAQVVGIFFLTLCLLTFSFCCRNPNETNTALINLCLNLLLFHLVDLLKNLFQPHLQPPVSVVHSFSRSKSIPGYFLAIFFLSLSSKHVQS, from the exons ATGGTGGTTGAACCGAATTCCTCCTTCAATAAAATCCTCCAACTCCAAACATGCAACGCTTCTATGGATATAGATCTCATTGGGCTTTCAAAGAATAATAAAG GATCAGCTGCTGTGGCCTTCATGAGTTTCACCGACATGGCAGACATTCTGAAACCTAGCTTCTTCAACACAGCTGCCAACACATGGAAAACGCTGGTCTCTATTGTGGTGTTAGCGACACTTCCCAAAACCACTAACAAACACCTCACCACACCAGTCAAcgtcaccttcacacacactgat GAGTTAGATCCTGAAGCTAAACTCTCCTGTGTGTACTGGAAGGAAAGTGAATGGGTTGAAGATGGCTGTGCTGTTACACAGACTAACAGCACTCATACTGTGTGCTCCTGTGACCACCTGTCAGTGTTTGCTCTCATCATGGAGATTGTTCCATGTAAG ACACTATTTGGAGCCACTGTGTCCCTGCACTGTAACCGTGTGTTGAACATGTCCATTGCTCAGGTAGTGGGAATTTTCTTCCTGACCTTGTGTCtactgacattttctttttgctgtcGGAACCCAAATGAAACCAACACAGCTCTGATAAACCTGTGTTTAAACCTCCTGCTGTTCCACCTTGTCGACCTGCTCAAAAATCTTTTCCAACCGCATCTACAACCCCCGGTGAGTGTTGTACACAGCTTTAGCAGGTCAAAATCAATACCTGGATACTTTCtcgccattttttttctctctctttccagcAAGCATGTGCAGTCGTGA